The genome window CATCTTTCGGTCGATGATTTTGTCCATTTGTTCAACAACCTTAAGCTCAATCTCATGTCAGTGACAGTATGCACCGCTCTTACGGTTTTACTTGCAACCCTTCACTTCTTGGGTCGTCCTAAACAAGTTTACTTGTTGAATTTCTCATGTTACAAACCCGAGCCAGGTCTAATGTGCAGCCTAGAAGCTTTCATGAAAAGATCTGAGCTTAGTAGGAGTTTCTCCGAAGAAAGTTTAGcgtttcaaaagaaaattttggagaagTCAGGGTATGGTCCAAAGACATATGCCTCCCAATCACTGTTAGATGTTCCAATGAACTTGACTATTGAGGAAGCGAGGAAGGAGGCAGAGATGGTGATGTTTGGAGCAGTTGATGATTTGTTAGCAAAAACAAGGGTAAATGTTAAGGATATAGGGATTCTTATTGTGAATTGTAGTGTGTTCAATCCAACACCATCCTTATCAGCCATGGTTGTGAACCGCTACAAGCTTAGAGggaatgttttgagctataacCTTGGTGGGATGGGCTGCAGTGCTGGAGTTATTTCTGTGGACCTGGCCAAACAGTTGTTACAGGTATTTGCGCATGTTATGCTCAGTTTTGAGATAATTTTGTCTCGCTTTTTTAAACATTGCTTAAACTGTAAAAAcgtttttaaatataattaacagaaaagcacacaaaatcatgATGTAATTTTAAATGTAACATTTAACTCCTTGTgttattgtaaaatatatgaGGAAATAAATAATGAGTTATTTATACAATAACATGCGTCCATGTATATTTAAAGTTGCATTCTCATGTGAAACAATTCCACGAGTgttcttataaaaaaacaataataataataccacATGAGTGTTGTGTTACACTCAAAAGTTCCAGGTATAGTGTTACACAGTAGTTATCAATTTATACTGATATACCCCATGACATATATAGTGAAAGAATTTAACAACAGgcaatattttattaatggaTGGAATTTTGAGGCTTTGTCAGCATCAAATGGGGATCAAAGGCTCAATTTtcctccaaaaataaaaataatgacaaaagTTTAAAtctcttaaatattttatatttgtttaaaagataaaagaagcttgaaataaaaatatatatatgaattctTTGTCAGAAATATATGAGTTTTGGGTGAAAAAGCTGTGTAAAGATGGAATACCCATgttaaaaatttcttaatttttgatatatccatgttaattttttttttcttttttgggtttggttttgtatttaaAAGTTACCGTATGTACATAAATGTATGTGTAGTATCTCAAACAtcattatatagatatatatatatatatatatgtacacttCATATATGATACACTACATTAAATAATGTAAACGAATCCTTTTACCCTCATTGTGTAACAGGTACAGCCTAACTGCTATGCATTAGTAGTGAGCATGGAAAGCATGACTCTCAACTGGTATAGTGGCAATAACCGCTCAATGCTCATCACAAACTGTCTGTTCCGCATGGGTGCAGCAGCAATCCTCTTATCAAACCGATCCTCTGATCGCCGCCATTCAAAATACCGACTCATTCATACTGTACGCACCCACAAAGGCGTAGATGATAAATGTTACAACTGTGTCATTCAGAAGGAAGACACAGAAAAACGACTTGGCATTGCACTCTCCAAAGATTTATTGACAGTAGCTGGTGATGCCCTTAAAACCAACATCACAACATTAGGGCCATTAGTCTTACCCCTATCTGAGCAAATCCTATTTTTTCTGAACTTAGTAGGAAGAAAGATATTTAAAATGAAGATGAAACAATATGTTCCCGATTTTAAGTTGGCATTCGAGCACTTTTGTATACATGCAGGAGGGAAAGCGGTTTTAGATGAAATAGAGAAGAACCTTAAACTGAGCAAGTGGCATATGGAGCCCTCAAGAATGACTCTTTATAGGTTTGGAAACACTTCTAGTAGTTCCTTATGGTATGAATTGGCTTATGCTGAGGCCAAAGGGAGGATCAGGAAAGGAGATCGGGTCTGGCAAATTGCGTTTGGGTCAGGATTTAAGTGTAACAGTGTTGTGTGGCATGCATTGCAAACCATCAATCCAACATATGAGAAGTATAATCCTTGGATGGATGAGATTGATGACTTTCCCGTTAATGTGCCTTAAGTGGCATCTATTGTTTCTTGAAGCTTCTCCTAGGAAGAAAAACATGCATGAATGAATGTGTGTTCTTCCTCGTCAGTAGAATTTGCATGCTCCTCATctattaaacataaaaatatatgtcTTTTACTTTTAACAGTAAccataaatatatatctatgtattaggtttttatgtataaaagtgaaattatattaatgcttttattttttttttcttttcattccttgATATTATTGATTGGGAGCAGTGATTGAAATTTCTGACTTggaaacttttatattta of Quercus lobata isolate SW786 chromosome 8, ValleyOak3.0 Primary Assembly, whole genome shotgun sequence contains these proteins:
- the LOC115954429 gene encoding 3-ketoacyl-CoA synthase 11-like gives rise to the protein MVFKKKKILDNEPNLVKLKYVKLGYHYLVSNAMYLILVPLTIASAHLSVDDFVHLFNNLKLNLMSVTVCTALTVLLATLHFLGRPKQVYLLNFSCYKPEPGLMCSLEAFMKRSELSRSFSEESLAFQKKILEKSGYGPKTYASQSLLDVPMNLTIEEARKEAEMVMFGAVDDLLAKTRVNVKDIGILIVNCSVFNPTPSLSAMVVNRYKLRGNVLSYNLGGMGCSAGVISVDLAKQLLQVQPNCYALVVSMESMTLNWYSGNNRSMLITNCLFRMGAAAILLSNRSSDRRHSKYRLIHTVRTHKGVDDKCYNCVIQKEDTEKRLGIALSKDLLTVAGDALKTNITTLGPLVLPLSEQILFFLNLVGRKIFKMKMKQYVPDFKLAFEHFCIHAGGKAVLDEIEKNLKLSKWHMEPSRMTLYRFGNTSSSSLWYELAYAEAKGRIRKGDRVWQIAFGSGFKCNSVVWHALQTINPTYEKYNPWMDEIDDFPVNVP